The region TTACCTATTCCAGTAATTCATCACCTGTATTCAATATTACAATGGATAGGATATATTATGGTTCCAGTGGTGAGCTGGTAACTTTTGATCCAGTTTATCAATATGTAGATCAAAGGTACCCCTATAATCCGGATGATGAAAAGATGCAGAATAAAGTGCAAAATACATCTGATAATGAATCTCAAAATCAGAGAGTGCCTTTTTTAAATCCGACACTCCTGGTTTTGTTTGCCCTTCTGTTGCCCTATGTCTATGAACACAGGTAACTTTAGAGTTTGATATCTCCTTTATCCATAAGGACTCTCAGTTCATCTAGGCTGAGTTTGCCGGTCTTTTCAAATTTTTCTTTTGCGGCGACGTGCTGATCACTCTTTTTTTGTTCGTCCTTATGGGTCTGTATATCATTCAACCTATCAAGATAGATACTCAGTTCATCTCTCAAATTAGATATTTTTGTTTTGAGAGGATCTATCTTTTCACGGGTAGGAGCAATTACCTGGTAGGTTTCTTTGATCTGTGAATGGAATTTATCCGCTTCTTTACGGATCTCATCGACCTGTTTATATAGCTCTATCATATTCAAATGATGTTGCTGGGATTTTTCTGCAAGTTGCTTTATTTCCTTTGAAACATCTCTTTCCTCGTCACCAATATCCCTGGTATTTTCATAAATATTGATGACCTGGTTGTGGAAATGATTGGCAGCTTTTGCTGCTTCAAGACGCTTTTCCAGTTCGTTGAGTTTTTCAAAAAGGTCCTGCTCGTGTTTCAGGGGAATATCAGCGTTGAGGAATTTATCAAGGTCTTCTGCATAGGCTTTAGAAAGGGTTTCCAGACTCCCTTTTGATTGTTCGTTATACTGATCACGCTTTTTCTTGAGATCATTTATGTCTTTTACGACTTTATTCCTTTCACCAGCAACTTCATTCCTTCTGGATTTCAAATCAGCTATCTTCTTGTTGATATCATCACGTTGCGTTTTCTCTTCCCGTGCCTCTTTTGCAAGTTCCCTGACTTTTGCATTGAGCTCATTCCTTTTCTCTTTGAGTTCATCGATATTAGTTTTATGAAGTTTGAGCTCTTTGAAAACTCCTTTTAAACTCTTTTCATGCTGGGATATCTCTTTCCTGTAATTATTTACAGTATCTTTAAGTTCACGTTCTGTCATTGAAGATACATCTTTCATGCAACATCCCCCGCAATTGCTTCTTTTTGGTTTTTCCAGTACTCAAGTGCTTCTTTGTGGCTTTTGATCCTTCTTTCCAACCAATTATGCCTGGGTTTTTTTTCACCAAGTTCTTTATGGATTTGGTCCAGGTTTTCTTCGTTTTCCATAGATCTTTTCAGGGATTCTATTTCGGAGGAAGCGTTTGAGGCTTCTTGTATGCGAGCTTTTATCTGGCTGGTGTATTCACGGGTGTTATCGTTTTCAAGTTCGTCTATTTTTTCCAGGACATCTTGAATAGTTTTTTCTTCATTTTCCAGCTGCCTTGTCCTTTTTAACTCCTCTATGTCATCATTTGTGGAGTGCATAATCCGATTATCAAGTTTTTCGGGACAGGCCGTGAACATTTCTCCCAGCAGATTATTTGCCTGGTGATACAATTGCTGTTTTTTTTCTTTGAGCACTTCTAAGCGGTTTTTCTCTTCTTCTCTTTTCTTTTTAGAGTTGCTTATTGTATCCTCGAGTTTTTTTACTTCATTCTCAAGTTTACTGTACTCAGCATTGTACTCATTCAGAAACTTCTGGTGTTTTTCAATTACACCTTTCACCAATCCTTCTTTTCCAGGGAAGGGTGAATTTTCTTCAACTGCACTCTCATTCATCTTTAAAACCTTTCGTAGTCTTATATCCTGTATAATTGCGCATGTGGCACGCCATTAATAGTAATTATTGATTCAGGATCAATCATCCTGCATTCAAGGGCACATTCAATTGTTCTCTTGCCAAACAGATTAGCACTGGTTGCCCTTCCAAGTGCAGATTGCAATTGTTTTTCAGATACTATTTCCCCTTTATAGAAACTTTCTGTTATTTCGACAACAACATCCCCCTGATTCAATTTTTGCCCGATTAATTCCTGGTCACAGGCAGCAACGATCAGTCTGTCTCCGGTTCGGTGTTCTTTGAGGTACATATATATTTCCTCATACAAATCTTATATGTTTTTTATCAGGTGCCAGCAAATCACCTGTTCTTTTCATTTTTTGAATAAGTTCCTCTGCATGTTCCCTATCTATATTTTCAGCTGAGGCTTCTTCATAGACTTCATCTAAAGGTGCTTTACTGCCGGCATGTTTCTGACTTACATGCTTTATAATGTCCTGAAGAATGTGTATTCTGTCACGTTGGCTTTTACTCGTACCGGATGCTATAACATCCACATCAAGAGCTCCAGTGTCAGGGTCAACTCCAACCTGTTTCATACAGGCAAGGGCAATTTTTGTGGTCTGTTTTGCATCTTCGAGAGTCACAGTGTTGCTAAGCCTTATTCGGGCGCTGGATTCAGCAAGTCTGACCAGTGCTTCCAGCTGCCTTGCAGTGACAGGTACAGGAGAATCTTTGTTTTCCCCCATCTTACGTAGATCGAGATAGAAATTGACCAGATGTTGCCTAGCATCTTCTTCCATAATGGGGTAGACCATTCTGCGTGCATAGGCAACGTATTTGCGTAATAATTCCGTCTCGATTTCAGGTAGGATAACTTTTTGGTGAGAATTAACCTTTTCCTGCGTTATTGTAGAGGTGGATAATTTGTCCCATTGTTCATAAAGTTCTCCGGCATAATGGGATTTTAGAATATGGTTGGCTATATTTGTATCCATTTTTGTATCAGGTACATCAAGCAGGATGAAAATCAGATCAAATCTGGATATTAGAGCAGGGGGCATATTGATCTGTTCTGCAAGTCCTTCGTATCTGTCAAAACGCCCGTATTTGGGGTTTGCCGCTCCTAACAAGGCACAACGGGATTTCAGTGTTGCTAGGATTCCAGCTTTTGCTACTGAGATTGTCTGTTGTTCCATTGCCTCATGGAGCGCACTTTTGTCTTCCCTGCTCATCTTATCCATTTCGTCCACTGCGGCAATTCCCATATCTGCCATAACCAGGGCACCGGCTTCAAGTGTCCAGCGGCCGTCTCCCAGATCATCCTTAACCGCTGCTGCGGTCAACCCACTTGATGAGGCACTTTTACCCGAGGCAAACACGCCTCTTGGGGATAATTTCACCATGTATCTGAGTAACTGACTTTTCGCAATACCGGGGTCTCCTACAAGCAACAGATGAATATCTCCTCTAACACGTCCACCGTCAGGCAGGGACTTTGGGACTCCTGAGAATAACTGTAAAGTGAGTGCTTCTTTGATATTCTCATAACCATAGATTGAAGGAGCTATGGATTTTATAATTTTATTATATATCTGTGGATCATTGCTAAGTTCTATTATTTCGTCTTCTTCTTCTGGAGATATATCCAGTTCATCATATTCCTGATCCAGATATTCTATTGAATTGCAGTGTAAGACAAGATCGTAAAATGTGGATTTACCTTCACGTGTGGTTCGCTGATGGGATC is a window of Methanohalophilus mahii DSM 5219 DNA encoding:
- a CDS encoding S-layer protein domain-containing protein, whose product is MVAAEDPQVILNGTSVYVKAGETFDFEQDYSLHVKYVNPESERVWVSLSLNGESVADSILGRGEVFTYSSNSSPVFNITMDRIYYGSSGELVTFDPVYQYVDQRYPYNPDDEKMQNKVQNTSDNESQNQRVPFLNPTLLVLFALLLPYVYEHR
- a CDS encoding coiled-coil protein, which encodes MKDVSSMTERELKDTVNNYRKEISQHEKSLKGVFKELKLHKTNIDELKEKRNELNAKVRELAKEAREEKTQRDDINKKIADLKSRRNEVAGERNKVVKDINDLKKKRDQYNEQSKGSLETLSKAYAEDLDKFLNADIPLKHEQDLFEKLNELEKRLEAAKAANHFHNQVINIYENTRDIGDEERDVSKEIKQLAEKSQQHHLNMIELYKQVDEIRKEADKFHSQIKETYQVIAPTREKIDPLKTKISNLRDELSIYLDRLNDIQTHKDEQKKSDQHVAAKEKFEKTGKLSLDELRVLMDKGDIKL
- a CDS encoding V-type ATP synthase subunit I domain-containing protein — protein: MNESAVEENSPFPGKEGLVKGVIEKHQKFLNEYNAEYSKLENEVKKLEDTISNSKKKREEEKNRLEVLKEKKQQLYHQANNLLGEMFTACPEKLDNRIMHSTNDDIEELKRTRQLENEEKTIQDVLEKIDELENDNTREYTSQIKARIQEASNASSEIESLKRSMENEENLDQIHKELGEKKPRHNWLERRIKSHKEALEYWKNQKEAIAGDVA
- a CDS encoding DUF424 domain-containing protein: MYLKEHRTGDRLIVAACDQELIGQKLNQGDVVVEITESFYKGEIVSEKQLQSALGRATSANLFGKRTIECALECRMIDPESIITINGVPHAQLYRI
- a CDS encoding minichromosome maintenance protein MCM — its product is MTEEKWENKFRDFLKRYCWHDILKLANEYPELRSIEVNFTDLEQFDRELSEELLQTPDEVIPSAEEALKQIEIPVEKQLHDAHIQFTSIPNKVTIRDLRSNHLLKFIAVEGMIRKATEVRPKITNAAFYCMRCENVNYVPQSGPKFVEPGECEEESCGKRGPFKLLIDKSNFIDAQKLQIQESPESLKGGSQPQSIDGDAEDELAGIVKPGDRVVVNGILRSHQRTTREGKSTFYDLVLHCNSIEYLDQEYDELDISPEEEDEIIELSNDPQIYNKIIKSIAPSIYGYENIKEALTLQLFSGVPKSLPDGGRVRGDIHLLLVGDPGIAKSQLLRYMVKLSPRGVFASGKSASSSGLTAAAVKDDLGDGRWTLEAGALVMADMGIAAVDEMDKMSREDKSALHEAMEQQTISVAKAGILATLKSRCALLGAANPKYGRFDRYEGLAEQINMPPALISRFDLIFILLDVPDTKMDTNIANHILKSHYAGELYEQWDKLSTSTITQEKVNSHQKVILPEIETELLRKYVAYARRMVYPIMEEDARQHLVNFYLDLRKMGENKDSPVPVTARQLEALVRLAESSARIRLSNTVTLEDAKQTTKIALACMKQVGVDPDTGALDVDVIASGTSKSQRDRIHILQDIIKHVSQKHAGSKAPLDEVYEEASAENIDREHAEELIQKMKRTGDLLAPDKKHIRFV